One Gadus morhua chromosome 23, gadMor3.0, whole genome shotgun sequence DNA segment encodes these proteins:
- the tyms gene encoding thymidylate synthase has product MPQLNKEEQESNTGDNQGCFFSDERGYLSQVRHILEHGNRKGDRTGTGALSVFGSQARFSLRDQFPLLTTKRVFWKGILEELLWFIKGSTNSKELSEKGVKIWDANGSREFLDKNGFKEREEGDLGPVYGFQWRHFGAEYTDMHADYSGKGVDQLQKVVDTIRSNPEDRRIIMCAWNPRDLHNMALPPCHALCQFYVSDGELSCQLYQRSGDMGLGVPFNIASYALLTYMIAHVTGLKPGEFIHTLGDAHIYLNHIEPLKEQLQREVRPFPKLKILRKVETIDDFRAEDFEICGYQPHPAIKMQMAV; this is encoded by the exons ATGCCTCAACTAaacaaggaggagcaggaaagCAATACGGGGGACAACCAGGGGTGTTTCTTCAGTGATGAACGGGGATATCTGAGCCAAGTAAGACACATCCTGGAGCATGGGAATCGCAAGGGGGACCGGACTGGTACCGGTGCGTTGTCGGTGTTCGGCTCCCAGGCCAGATTCAGCCTACGAG ACCAGTTCCCCCTCCTGACAACCAAGAGGGTGTTTTGGAAGGGAATTCTTGAAGAACTCTTATGGTTTATTAAG GGTTCCACGAATTCCAAGGAGCTGTCTGAGAAGGGCGTGAAGATCTGGGACGCCAACGGTTCCCGGGAGTTCCTGGATAAAAACGGCTTcaaggagcgggaggagggcgACCTGGGCCCCGTGTACGGCTTCCAGTGGAGGCACTTTGGAGCCGaatacacagacatgcacgcag acTACTCGGGTAAGGGCGTGGACCAGCTGCAGAAGGTCGTGGACACCATAAGAAGCAACCCGGAGGACCGCCGCATCATCATGTGCGCCTGGAACCCCAGAG ACTTGCACAACATGGCCCTGCCTCCGTGCCACGCCCTGTGCCAGTTCTACGTAAGCGACGGCGAGCTGTCCTGCCAGCTGTATCAGCGCTCCGGGGACATGGGCCTGGGCGTGCCCTTCAACATCGCCAGCTACGCCCTCCTGACCTACATGATTGCCCACGTCACCGGCCTCAAG CCCGGAGAATTCATCCACACACTGGGCGACGCCCACATCTACCTCAACCACATCGAACCGCTCAAAGAACAG CTCCAGAGGGAGGTCCGACCGTTCCCCAAGCTGAAGATCCTCCGGAAGGTGGAGACGATCGACGACTTCAGAGCCGAAGACTTTGAGATCTGTGGCTACCAGCCGCATCCCGCCATCAAGATGCAGATGGccgtttga